From the genome of Nyctibius grandis isolate bNycGra1 chromosome W, bNycGra1.pri, whole genome shotgun sequence, one region includes:
- the LOC137675729 gene encoding LOW QUALITY PROTEIN: uncharacterized protein (The sequence of the model RefSeq protein was modified relative to this genomic sequence to represent the inferred CDS: deleted 1 base in 1 codon) codes for MRVQLQGYDPVGITETREFADDTKLGGVADTPEGCAAVQRDLDGLEKWAGRSLVRFNEGKGTVLHLGRNNPMHQYMLEADRLESSFAEKHITINSTSSYNSLFRDLAARPRGRSTTRRRSLRGLAPRLLPPPPGRIPPRPEGTQTPRAPASTRSTRADPPRGRGQANPTDETANRGAGSAGGDLAAQWAPRRAWPSGGSAGATTTGVVVADEIIGARAARAGGATTVFGKIIGKALPANVIYEDEECLAFRDLSPQAPALFLVVPKEPIIRLSEAEDSGEPLLGHLMTAGKKRAAHLGLTNGFRTVADEGPEGGQSACHVQHLHVLGGRRLGWPPG; via the exons cgagtttgctgatgacacaaaactgggaggagtggctgatacgccggagggctgtgctgccgtccagagggacctcgacgggctggagaaatgggccgGCAGGAGCCTCGTGCGGTTCAACGAGGGGAAGGGCacagtcctgcacctggggaggaacaaccccatgcaccagtacatgctggaGGCCGAccggctggaaagcagctttgcagaaaagcac ATAACAATAAATAGTACTTCTAGCTACAACAGCCTCTTCCGAGACCTCGCTGCCCGCCCACGGGGTCGCAGCACCACACGTCGCAGATCCCTCCGCGGACTCGCCCCACGgcttctccctccacccccaggTCGGATCCCTCCGCGCCCCGAGGGCACGCAAACTCCCCGAGCCCCGGCAAGCACCAGGTCGACGAGGGCGGACCCGCCGAGGGGGCGGGGACAGGCGAACCCGACAGACGAGACAGCCAATCGAGGCGCGGGATCGGCCGGCGGCGATCTGGCGGCCCAATGGGCGCCGCGGAGGGCCTGGCCGAGTGGAGGAAGCGCGGGGGCGACGACAACGGGCGTTGTCGTGGCTGACGAGATTATTGGGGCGCGGGCCGCCCGGGCCGGTGGCGCCACTACTGTCTTCGGAAAGATCATCGGCAAGGCGCTT CCCGCCAACGTCATCTACGAGGACGAGGAG TGCCTTGCGTTCCGTGATCTTTCACCCCAAGCTCCGGCGCTTTTCCTAGTCGTGCCTAAGGAGCCAATTATCAGGTTATCTGAAGCGGAAGATTCTGGTGAACCT cttcttgGGCATTTAATGACTGCTGGCAAGAAGCGCGCTGCTCACCTGGGCCTGACCAATGGATTCCGGACGGTTGCGGATGAAGGGCCCGAGGGTGGGCAGTCTGCCTGTCACGTACAACATCTACACGTTCTGGGTGGCCGTCGGTTGGGCTGGCCGCCTGGCTAA